The following are from one region of the Acidobacteriota bacterium genome:
- a CDS encoding aminotransferase class V-fold PLP-dependent enzyme, translated as MPDFSRRHFIRFATAVPLLSQIFAKNVYASAATAVGKSHANVYSRIGVKTVINCRGTWTYLSGSLEFPEVQAAQREASEHFVNMFELQHGASRRLAELTGAEAGMVTSGAAGAMASATAACMAGTEPKFIWQLPDTTGLKHEVIMMGGRSAFDNAIRLTGAKLVLAENTQELASAINDNTAMIYTTHLGDDLEKENAVAKQYKIPILLDDAAGIPPIENIKLYAKLGLDMYAFSGGKGLRGPQCSGLLLGRKDLIEAAMRNTSPWEGSVCRAMKVGKEEIIGILTAVETWLKTDLNALNREWKARVDRIATLVKTVPGVETDISIPTDGNRYPTLHISWDEAKWGYTIKDCVQALRSGDPVIEVAGADNPSIVTAVREGNPKPHKKGSSSGSSRLELVSSTIQPNEVLIVGQRIRELLSAARKAAPSAA; from the coding sequence CAGATTTTCGCGAAAAACGTGTACGCGAGCGCGGCCACGGCAGTGGGTAAATCGCACGCCAACGTCTATTCGCGTATCGGCGTCAAGACGGTTATCAATTGCCGCGGGACGTGGACTTACCTCAGCGGCTCATTGGAGTTCCCCGAAGTACAAGCCGCACAGCGGGAAGCATCGGAACATTTCGTCAACATGTTTGAATTGCAGCACGGTGCAAGCCGCCGGCTTGCGGAACTGACGGGCGCCGAAGCTGGAATGGTGACTTCGGGCGCAGCGGGGGCGATGGCATCAGCAACGGCGGCCTGCATGGCCGGTACCGAGCCGAAATTCATCTGGCAACTTCCCGACACCACCGGCTTGAAACACGAAGTCATCATGATGGGAGGAAGAAGCGCCTTTGACAACGCCATTCGGCTAACAGGGGCCAAACTTGTTTTAGCGGAAAATACGCAAGAACTTGCCAGCGCAATCAACGACAACACGGCAATGATCTACACCACCCATCTGGGCGACGATTTGGAAAAAGAAAATGCGGTTGCGAAGCAATACAAGATTCCAATCTTGCTGGATGACGCCGCCGGCATTCCTCCCATCGAAAACATCAAGCTCTATGCAAAACTAGGCCTGGACATGTACGCATTCTCGGGTGGAAAAGGACTTCGCGGGCCACAGTGCAGCGGTTTGCTACTGGGCAGGAAAGACCTTATTGAGGCAGCGATGCGGAATACGAGTCCGTGGGAGGGTTCCGTGTGCCGCGCCATGAAGGTAGGCAAGGAAGAAATCATCGGTATTCTCACAGCCGTCGAAACTTGGCTGAAGACCGATCTCAACGCACTCAACCGCGAATGGAAAGCTCGTGTCGATCGCATCGCCACGCTGGTCAAGACGGTGCCAGGTGTTGAAACCGATATCTCGATACCTACCGATGGCAATCGCTACCCGACTCTTCATATTTCCTGGGATGAAGCAAAGTGGGGATATACCATCAAGGACTGTGTGCAGGCACTGCGCTCGGGTGATCCAGTAATCGAAGTGGCTGGTGCAGACAATCCCAGTATCGTGACTGCGGTTCGCGAGGGAAATCCAAAGCCCCATAAGAAAGGATCGTCGTCAGGATCAAGCAGGCTGGAACTTGTTTCTTCAACCATTCAGCCGAACGAGGTCCTCATCGTGGGGCAGCGGATCCGCGAACTCCTGAGCGCCGCGCGGAAAGCAGCGC